A genomic region of Porticoccaceae bacterium LTM1 contains the following coding sequences:
- a CDS encoding DUF2970 domain-containing protein, whose protein sequence is MNTESHNDENKPSRWQIVKSALSAGFGVQSEKNRERDFKKGSAKTFIVVGLLLTTAFVLSIIGLVKLVTHLAGN, encoded by the coding sequence ATGAATACTGAAAGCCATAACGATGAGAACAAACCGAGCCGATGGCAGATCGTTAAAAGCGCTCTGTCAGCTGGCTTTGGTGTTCAATCGGAAAAAAATCGGGAAAGGGATTTCAAAAAAGGAAGCGCAAAGACTTTTATTGTTGTCGGGTTACTACTGACTACCGCCTTTGTGCTGTCGATAATTGGCTTGGTGAAGCTTGTCACACATCTAGCGGGTAATTAG